A genomic segment from Microtus ochrogaster isolate Prairie Vole_2 unplaced genomic scaffold, MicOch1.0 UNK8, whole genome shotgun sequence encodes:
- the Ndufb3 gene encoding NADH dehydrogenase [ubiquinone] 1 beta subcomplex subunit 3, translating into MAAGHGHEHGHGHGHGHDKLVLPDHTQWKTEGTPLETVQKKLAARGLRDPWAR; encoded by the coding sequence ATGGCTGCTGGGCATGGACACGAACACGGGCACGGGCATGGGCATGGTCACGATAAACTCGTCCTTCCAGACCACACACAGTGGAAAACAGAAGGGACACCGCTAGAGACAGTGCAGAAGAAGCTGGCTGCCCGGGGGCTGAGGGACCCGTGGGCTCGGTAA